The DNA sequence CAGCCGGCGCTGATCCCGCTGCTGCGCTCGGTGCGCGGCATCCACCGCCTGCTCCCGCTGCACGACGGCGCGCCGGACGCGGAGTACAACGTGGACGTCGAGGTGATGGAGCTGCCGCACCTCTTCCGCTCGACTTTGGACACCATCCCCGCACGCGTGCCGTACATCCACGCGCCCAAGGCGAAGCTGCCGGGGGATGGGAACCTCGCCGTCGGCCTCGTCTGGCGCGCGGGCGATTGGGACGACCGCCGCTCGGTGCCGTCTCCGCTGCTCGTGCAGCTGGGGGACATCGGCGGCGTCACGCTGCACATCCTTCAGCGAGGCCCCGCGTTGGACGAGCTGCCGCCCGGCTTCGGCGTGCTCTCCGGCAGCGACGACGTGCTGCGGACGGCATCCGTCATACGCGCCCTGGACCTGGTCGTCACGGTAGACAGCATGCCCGCCCATCTCGTTGGCGCGCTCGGGATGCCCGTGTGGACGCTGCTCCACTCGGACGCGGACTGGCGCTGGATGGTTGGCCACGACGACTCGCCGTGGTATCCCACCATGCGCCTCTTCCGCCAGGACCGGCCGGGAGATTGGGAGCCGGTGATCGCCCGCGTCGCCGCCGAGCTGCGCCGCCTCGCCGCATCGCGTCCAGAGACGCCGCAGGCGAGCGAGCTGTCGATGGGAATGCGGTAGGATCGTCGGGCGGGCGGCGGCGATCTCGCGATTGCCCGGCCGAGGCTTCCCCCCGCACCGATGTCGCTCAACCCTCCCCCCCCGCAGCGCGCAGCGCAAGTCCGCCATCCGACCAGCAGCGAGGAGGCTACTCGCAAAGCCTGGCAGCCCCGGCAGCCGTGGAAGCCGTGCCTTCCCCCGCTTGCGGGGGGGGGCAGGCGAGTTTTACGAGCCGGGTGAGGGCCCTCACCGCTCCAGCTTGAACCCCGCATCCACCGCGGGCCGGTCCGCCGCGTTCGCCGCGAGCCAGCCGGTGGCGTACATCCACCGTGTCACGTGCGCGAGCTTGGCGATGTCGATGCGCTGCGGCTCGTCGCGCGGCGTGTGGTAGTCCGGGTGCAGCAGCGTGGTGAAGAACAGCGACGGGATGCCGGCGCGCGCGTACGGCAGGTGATCGCTGCGGAAGTACCAGCCCTCCGGGTGCGTGGGGCTGTCCCACGACGTGTCGATGGCGAAGCCACCGGTGAGGCGGTTGGCGCGCATCGCCATCTCCACCAGCTGTGCGGAGTTGCGGTGCGGCGGCGTGGTGCCCAGCAGCGCCGCGCTGTCCGGGCTGTTGCGCCCGATCATGTCGCCGTTGAGCACCGCGACGATGGACGCCTTCGGCACCGTGGGATGGTCCGCGTACCAGCGCGAGCCCAGCAGCCCGCGCTCCTCCGCGCCGTGCCACACGAACAGCGCCGATCGCCGCCCCGGCTGCCGCGCGAACGCCCGCCCGATGGCGAGCAGCGCCACGCTCACGCTCGCGTTGTCGTCCGCGCCGTTGTAGATGGAGTCGCCGTTCACGGGAAAGCGCACGCCGTCGTGGTCGTGGTGCCCGCTGAACAGCACGTTCTCGCCGCGCAGCCGCGGGTCCGTGCCCGGCACACGCGCCACCACGTTGACGGACGGGTACGAATAGCTTTCCGTCGAGAACGTCGCTACGAGCCGCTGGCCGGGCGCGCGAACCTCGTCCAGCGCGGAGCGGGGAAGCCAGATGACGGGCACGGTCGGCTTCGGCCGCTGGTCCACCCCCGCCGTGTCCAGCCCGTACGTACCCCGCCGCAGCGCCGCGCCGAAGATGCCCCACGCCCGCTCGCTGGCCGTGTCGGAGACGAGGATCACCGCCGCCGCGCCGCGTTGCGTGAGGAACGCCGCCCGCTCGCGGATGGCCGCCCGGGCGTAGCGCAGCCCGTACAGGCTGATCCACGCGGGCGGCGTGTCGCGCGCGGGCGAGAGCACCGCCGCCACCGCCTTCCCGTGCAGGTCCAGGCTCGCCACGTCCGCCTCGCGCCCCTCGCCCACGAACACGACGGGCAGGTCCACCGCCGCGTCCGTGGGCGCGAAGACGTGCGCATCGCGCCACAGGGCGAGCTGCCGGCTGCCCAGCGTGGCGCGGCTCGCATCCGCCAGGCGCACGCGGTGCATGGGGAAGAACTGGAAGTACGTACCGTTATCGCCCGCCGGCTGCAAACCCGCCGCGCGCGCCGCGTCCGCCACCCACACCGCGGCGCGCATCTCGTCCAGCGTACCTGCCTCGCGCCCACGCATGGAGTCGCCCGACATGGCGAACAGGTCGCGCCGCAGGTCCGCCTCGCGGATGGCCGCCATCGCCGCGGGAAGCCGGTCGCGCGCGGACGCCTGCGCTTGCAGCGCTCGCCCGGCCGCGGGCACGCACAGGAGCACGACGGCCGCCGCGGTAGAGATGTGCAGTCGGTTCATGGTATTTCGATGGGATGATGATGGAGATGCGATGCGGCGCCTCGGCCGTCCCGCGCCCGGCCGCACGAAGCGTTCCGGCGGCGGACAGGGCCGATGCGGCGATTTCGGCGGATCGGGCACGATGCGCGACTGGTGACGAACGTGGTGCCGAGCCGCGGGATGCGGTGTAGAAGGCGCGGACCTTGGATTCGTGAGATGAGAACGGGAGCGAGCTTTTGAGCGTGGCGGACGAGAGAGTCGTGCTGGTGGATGCCGACGACGTGGAGATCGGCACGGTGGAGAAGATGCGCGCCCACCTGGACGGCGCGCTGCACCGTGCCTTCTCGGTCTTCGTCTTCGACCGTGTCGGGCGGATGCTGCTCCAGCGCCGGGCGGCGGACAAATACCATTCCGGTGGCCTGTGGTCGAACACCTGCTGCTCCCACCCGCGCCCGGGCGAGGACGCCGCCGCCGGCGCGCTGCGGCGGCTGGACGAGGAGATGGGCTTCCGGTGCGACCTCCACTCCGCCTTCACCTTCGTCTACCACGCGGACGTGGGGATGGGCCTCACCGAGCACGAGTACGACCACGTCTTCGTGGGCCGCTTCGACGGCGCGCCGCAGCCCAACCCCGCCGAGGTGGAAGGCTGGCGCTGGGCCGATGTAGACGACCTCCGCGCGGAGATGGATGCCCATCCGGAGCGCTTCACCTTCTGGTTCCGTGCCGCCTTTCGCGAAGTGCTCGCCCACGGCCTCGACCTCGTCCGCGCCGCCGCGGACGACTGATTCACGCTCGGCCGGAATCGCGCCGAGACTTCGTCCCGCGTCTCACGCGGGTCCAGCTTCCGAAGCCCACCGCCGCGCATCCTCCTCAAGCTCGCCTGTTGCGCCCAGCCGAAATCTACCTGCCGCGCATCTCCCGATCCGGTCGCCGTTGCGGCATCAGGGCTCGCCGCGCATGTTGCGGCACCCACGCCGCTCGCCCGTCATCCACCGAAACTCCGCACTCCACCATGCGCCGCATCGCCCTCGCAGTGCTGCTCTGCCTTGCATCTTCCGTCACGGCACGCGCCCAAGTGCCGGCCACCGCGAGCGCGCCGCCGGGGATGACCCTGCTGAGGCCGGCGCGCGTGTTCGATGCGATGTCGGCCGAGGCGCACGAGGGGTGGGTGGTGCTGGTGAGCGGCGAGCGCATCCAGGCGGTGGGGCCGGCGGCGCAGGTGGGCGTGCCGGCCGGGGCCCGCGTGGTGGACCTGCCGGGAACGACGCTGGTGCCCGGCCTCATCGAGGGGCACTCGCACCTCTTCCTGCACCCGTACAACGAGACGAGCTGGGACGACCAGGTGCTGCGCGAGGACGTAGCGCTCCGCACCGCCCGCGCAGTGGCCGGCGCCCGCGCCACGCTCATGGCCGGCTTCACCACCACGCGCGACCTGGGCACCGAGGGCGCCGGCTTCAGCGACGTGGCGCTCAAGCAGGCCATCGCGCAGGGAATCGTGCCGGGGCCGCGCATGATCGTGGTCACGCGCGCCATCGTGGCGACGGGCGCGTACGGGCCCAAGGGCTTCGCGTCGAACGTCGACGTTCCGCAGGGCGCCCAGGAGGCGAGCGGCGTGGAGGGCGTCACCCGCGCCGTGCGCGAGCAGATCGCCCGGGGCGCGGACTGGGTAAAGCTGTACGGCGACTATCGGTGGGGCGATGGCGAGCCTTCGCGCGCCACCTTCAGCGAGGCGGAGATGAAGGCCGCGGTCGTTGCGGCCACCGACGCCGGCCGCCCGGTCGTCGTGCACGCCAGCACGCCCGAGGGGATGCGGCGCGCGGTGATGGCCGGCGTCCGCACCATCGAGCACGGCAACGCAGGCACGCCCGAGATCTTCCGGCTGATGAAGGCGCACGACGTGGCGCTCTGTCCCACCGTGGCCGCCAGCGAGGCGGTGCGCACGTACCGCGGCTGGCGCAAAGGCGTGGACCCGGAGCCGGCGGAGATCCGCGAGAAGCATGCGAGCTTCCGCGCCGCGCTGGATGCGGGCGTCACCATCTGCATGGGCGGCGACGTGGGCGTCTTTCCGCACGGCGACAACGCGCGGGAGATGGAGCTGATGGTGGAGTACGGAATGACGCCCGCGCAGGTGCTGCTGGCCGCCACCGCCGTGAACGCCCGCGTCTTCCGCATCGACGGGCAGGTCGGCACGCTGCGCCCCGGCCTGCTGGCGGACGTGGTCGCGCTGGAGGGCGACCCCACCCGCGACGTCTCCGCCCTCCGCCGCGTTCGCCTGGTCATGAAGGGCGGCAAGGTCTACCGCGGCCCCGGCGCCGAGGACTCGCCCACGCAGTAGATGTTCCCAACCTCTGTAGATTCAAAGACTTGGCCTAGGCGCACCTGGCGGGTGCGTCCGCGCTTCCGCCGTGATCACGTCCGGGTTTCTGCGGCGTCGCTGCGGCCCCACGGTCCGACACGCAGGTCGGACCCTACCGGTCTGCGGCTGCGTCCCGATCGGCGACATCGGCGCGAAATCGGCTCTCCACATCGGTCTCGCTGGATAGGAGATGTGCGACGCTGAGGGGTTGCAGATCGTGCAAGATATGGTGCCGCTTCCGCTTCCGGGCGAAGGTGGCTATTTTACCTCAACCCCGCACACCGTAGTCCCTCCAGACCGGCTCCTGCCGGCGGACCCGCTTTGCCCATGACCTCGCGACGGCGCGCACGTTCGCTCGCCATCCCCCGCATCATCGCCCTGGCCGGCGCCGTCCTGGCGCTGGGCAGCGCCGCCGCGTGGGCCAGCGCCGGCACCACGGACGAAGACGCGCCGCCGCCGCTGCTCCAGCCCGTCGCCGCGCGGACGATGGAGACGGACACGCTGTTCGTGGGCGGCTACGCGCGCGGCACCTTCACCGACGCGCTCAGCACGCTCGCGAGCGACCTGTCGCAGTCCGAGCGCGAGATGGTGGGGCGGCACCTGGACAAGATCTACCTGCCGCTGCTGCGCGAGAAGGGCTTAGCGGAGGGCGGACGACTTCGCCTGGCGTACGAGCGCACGCTGCGGCCGGACGGCACCACGCGCTCCATCCAGGTCCTCGCCGCCGAGGCCGCGGTGGGCGGCGGCATGTACACCGTGTTCCTGTACGAGCACGGCGAGGAGCCGGGGTACTTCGACGACCTGGGCCGCTCGCTCGATCCCGCGGTGTGGGCGTCGCCGCTGCCGGTCATGCGCATCACGTCCACGTTCCGGTCGGCGCGCATGCACCCCATCCTGCACCGCATCCTGCCGCACCTGGGGCTGGACCTGGCGGCGGCCATGGGCACGCCGGTGCACGCCACGGGCGACGGCAGCATCAGCCTGGCGGGCCCGCGCGGCGGCTACGGCAACATGGTGGAGGTGCAGCACCCCAACGGCTACGCCACGCGCTACGGCCACCTCTCCCGCATCGCGCCGGGCGTGTACGCCGGGGCGGAGGTGCGGCAGGGCGACGTGATCGGGTACGTGGGGATGACGGGCCTGGCCACCGGCCCGCACCTGCACTACGAGGTGCGCCGCAAGGGCCTGCCCGTGGACCCGCAGGGCGTCTCGCCCGTGGAAGGCCCCGCGCACGACGTGGGCTACGACCCCACCTGGCTCACCCAGCGCCACCAGCTCGGCCAGCTCCTCGCCCGCGCCCCCACGGTCGTGTCCGCCTGGCGGCAGGGGATGTAAATCCAAGCCGGTGATGGAATTCCGGCATTCAGGAGTGCGATCCGTCGCATGTGAATGCGACGGTGGCTGGGCCCCCTCCCCGCCTCGCTTAGGCTCGCCGACCCTCCCCCAAAACTGCCTGGGGGAGGGTTTTTGTTGGGCTGGTAGATCGTCTTCTCTCGGGAGATGACGGTCGGTGGTCCCGTGGCGAGGCGTGATCCCGGGAGCGAACCGCGGAACGGTTTCTCGCGCTTTCGCCCTCCGCCTTTCCACGTCGGACGGTCTTTCACGCCGCCTGTATCTACCGAACCCGTGACGAACCCGCGCTGATCCACCGAGTTACGGCAAACGGCGCCCAAACAAAAACCCTCTTCCACGTGGTCGTGGAAGAGGGTGTATCCGCTTCGTGGTGGCGGAAGCGCGCCTACCCGCGGTTCCGGCGCTTGGCGGACTCGGGGCAGCGGGGCTCGGAGGCGGTGAGGGAGATCTCCACCAGGCGGTCGCGGCCCTCGTTCTTGGCGCGGTACAGCACGCGGTCCGCGGCCTCCATCATCTCCTCGGGGTCCACCAGCTCGGTGCCCACGGCGATGCCCAGGCTGGCCGTGACCGTCACCACGGCCCCGGGCACCACGACCTGAAGGTCGCGCAGCTGCTCGCGGAAGCGCTCGGCGAACGAGAGCGCGCCGTCGCGGCCGGTATCCAGCAGCAGCACCGCGAACTCCTCGCCGCCCATGCGCGCCGGCAGGTCGATGTTGCGGGCGCTGTGGCGCAGCAGGCGGCCCACGCGGGCCAGCACCTGGTCGCCCACGCGGTGGCCGTGCGTGTCGTTGATGCGCTTGAAATGGTCCAGGTCGATCATCACCACGGCCAGCGAGCCGCCGTGCCGGCGCAGGCGCGCGGCCTCGTGGCGCAGCGCGTCCTCGAAGACGTGGCGGCGCGCCAGGTCGGTGAGCGGGTCGGTGAGCGCCGTCACCTCGGCCGAGGCCCACTTGCCCGCGGTGGCGATGCCCACCGTGAGCACGAACACCAGGAAGCCCAGCCAGAAAATGCTGGACACGCCCGGCAGCACGTGCGCCACCGGCACCGAGTCGAAGTACTCGCTGGCCAGGTCGTACGTCATGGTGCCCGCGAACGCGGCCGTGCCCACCACCAGCAGCCGCGCGTGCGGCCGGTGCGGCTCCGCGGCCAGTGCCGCGCGCACCACGATGGCCACGAAGCCGATCACGGTGAAGCCGTCGATCCAGCGGTTCAGCTCGGCCAACTCGCCCAGCGGCAGCACCGCGGCGAGGACCACGGACCCGCCGTACACCGCCGCCACGGCCCACTCCGCGCGCCCGAACCGCAGGTCGAACATGCGGTACACGAGCGCGAGGAAGGCCGGCCCGGCCGCCAATATCCCCAGCAGCCCCACGCGGTACGGGTTGGCGTACGGCACCAGCACCGCGTCGAACACCGGCGAGAACGTGGCGCCGTACAGCGCGACCAGCGTGCACACCAGCGCGAAGTACAGGTTCTCGCGCGCGGCGCGCCGGCGCAGGAAGAACGCGAAGTGGTACGCGCCGATGGCCAGGAAGAACGACACCAGTGCGCCGATGATCATGTCGCCGGGCGAGCGGCGGCTGGCCAGGACGTCGTAGCGCCCTAGCTTCACCCCGCCCATGAGCCCGCCGTACGCGTAGTCGTTGTACGTCCGCACGGCCAGCACGTGCGGGCCGTCGGGCCTCGCCGCCAGCGCGCTCGCGGGCACGTAGATGAGCCCGCGGTCCACGCCCTCCTCGAAGTCCGGCGGCAGGTGCCCCCGCCCGCCGATGGGCACGCCGTCCCAGTACACCTCGAACGCGTCTCCCACGGCGCCGAACTGCAGGCCGATGGGCTCGCCGCGCAGGTCCGCGGGGATCTCCACCGTGCGACGGTACCAGCCGAAGCCGTCCAGCCCCGGGAACTCGTCCTCCCACTCGCCGGGCACGGCGATGGTCGCCCAGCCGCGGTCGTCCAGCGCCGGCGAGGACCACGCGAGCGAGTCGCCCGGGCGGAACTTCCAGGCGCCGTTCAAAGTTACCGGCGGTGGTGGCGGCGGCGCGGGTGCGCGGGAGGGGCCCGAGAGAAGGGCGAGGCCCAGGAGGAGAGGGGTCAGCAAGAAGGCCTGCCGAGAGATACGGGGGGACGCGACCTCCTAGAATACCGGCGGCTCCCGTAAAGGTCAATGGCGCCTCGCCGCCGGAACGCTCCTTGCCGGGCGGAACGGGCCGCGGTACGTTGCCCGCACGTGCCAACCCCTTTGCCCGACGCCTCTTCGGCAGGAGCAGCGAACCCATGTCCATTCCCGCGGAGGGCACCCCGCCCGGCGCCCTCGCGCTCTTCTCCATGAAGGGCGGCCCGCGCTACGGCGAGAAGATCGCCGTGCCCTCCCCGCTGGTCACCATCGGGAGCAGCGCGCAGGCCGACGTGGTGCTGGCGGACGACTCCGTCTCGGCCCAGCATGCCCGCCTGGAGTACGACTCCGGCGCCTGGCGCATCACCGACCTGGAGTCCACGAACGGCACCGCGGTAGAAGGGGTGCGCCTCGCGCCGCACGTGCCTACGCCGCTGCCGTACGGCGCCAGCGTGCGCCTGGGCGGCGTGCCGCTGCTCTTCCGCGCGATCGAAGCGGCGGACCCCGCCGCGGCGCGCGCCTCGTTCGTGCCGCCGCCCAAAGGGACCACGCTGAAGGAGGAGAAGCCGGGCTTCCGCTTCCCCGTGTGGCTGGTGGTGCTGGTGCTGCTGGCGCTCGCCATCGCGGGGCTGCTGCTCTTCCGCGGTCAGGCCGCCGCGCCGCGCCCCGTACCGGCCTCGCACCCCGCGGCGGCGCCGATCACCCAGGCTCCTCCGGCGCGTTCGTGAGCATCCGCTGGGAAGTGGCCGCCGCCACCGACGTGGGGCGGGTGCGCCAGGGCAACGAGGACACGTACCTGGTGGACGCCGCCCGCGGCCTCTTCCTGGTCGCGGACGGCATGGGCGGCCACGCCGCGGGCGAGATCGCCAGCGCCCTGGCGGCGGAGACGGTCGGCTCGGCGCTCGTCCGCGGGGTGGACGGCGGGCTGGACGGTGACGGGCTGACCCAGGCGCTCACCGAGTCGTTCCACTCCGCGCACGCCGCCATCGGCGCGCGGTGCGAGGAGGACCCCAACACGCGGGGCATGGGCACCACGCTCATCGCCCTCGCGGTATCCACCACCGGCGCCTACCTCATGGGGCACGTCGGCGACAGCCGCGCATACCTGATGCGCGGCGGCCGGCTGGGGCAGGTCACGCGCGACCACACGTGGGTGCAGGACGAGGTGGACGCCGGCCGCCTCTCCAGCTCGGGCGCGCGCACGCACCGGTTCGCGCACGTGATCACCCGCGCGCTGGGTGCCGACTCGCGCGCCACGCCGGACCTGGTCGCGGGCGAGCTTCTGCCCGGCGACCTGATCCTGCTGTGTACCGACGGGCTCACGGGCATGGTCAGCGACGTGCGCCTGCGCCGCATCCTGAGCGCCGAGGTGCGGCTGGAGGAGCTGGTCACCGCCCTCATCGACGCCGCCAACGGCCGCGGCGGCACTGACAACATCACCGTCGTCCTCGTCCGCATCCTCGACGGCACGTCCTAGCGCACCAAACAGCGGGTCGTTCGATAGATGCGCAGTATCCCCTCCGCCCCGCGAATCTGGTGGCGCCCGTAGGGGTGCGATTCATCGCATCCGATCCCTCTCAGGATACGTAGATGGTTGATGCGAATCGAGATGCGCCCGATACGACGAGCGCGGTTCGAT is a window from the Longimicrobiaceae bacterium genome containing:
- a CDS encoding FHA domain-containing protein, translated to MSIPAEGTPPGALALFSMKGGPRYGEKIAVPSPLVTIGSSAQADVVLADDSVSAQHARLEYDSGAWRITDLESTNGTAVEGVRLAPHVPTPLPYGASVRLGGVPLLFRAIEAADPAAARASFVPPPKGTTLKEEKPGFRFPVWLVVLVLLALAIAGLLLFRGQAAAPRPVPASHPAAAPITQAPPARS
- a CDS encoding diguanylate cyclase, whose translation is MLTPLLLGLALLSGPSRAPAPPPPPPVTLNGAWKFRPGDSLAWSSPALDDRGWATIAVPGEWEDEFPGLDGFGWYRRTVEIPADLRGEPIGLQFGAVGDAFEVYWDGVPIGGRGHLPPDFEEGVDRGLIYVPASALAARPDGPHVLAVRTYNDYAYGGLMGGVKLGRYDVLASRRSPGDMIIGALVSFFLAIGAYHFAFFLRRRAARENLYFALVCTLVALYGATFSPVFDAVLVPYANPYRVGLLGILAAGPAFLALVYRMFDLRFGRAEWAVAAVYGGSVVLAAVLPLGELAELNRWIDGFTVIGFVAIVVRAALAAEPHRPHARLLVVGTAAFAGTMTYDLASEYFDSVPVAHVLPGVSSIFWLGFLVFVLTVGIATAGKWASAEVTALTDPLTDLARRHVFEDALRHEAARLRRHGGSLAVVMIDLDHFKRINDTHGHRVGDQVLARVGRLLRHSARNIDLPARMGGEEFAVLLLDTGRDGALSFAERFREQLRDLQVVVPGAVVTVTASLGIAVGTELVDPEEMMEAADRVLYRAKNEGRDRLVEISLTASEPRCPESAKRRNRG
- the idi gene encoding isopentenyl-diphosphate Delta-isomerase; its protein translation is MADERVVLVDADDVEIGTVEKMRAHLDGALHRAFSVFVFDRVGRMLLQRRAADKYHSGGLWSNTCCSHPRPGEDAAAGALRRLDEEMGFRCDLHSAFTFVYHADVGMGLTEHEYDHVFVGRFDGAPQPNPAEVEGWRWADVDDLRAEMDAHPERFTFWFRAAFREVLAHGLDLVRAAADD
- a CDS encoding M23 family metallopeptidase, with the translated sequence MTSRRRARSLAIPRIIALAGAVLALGSAAAWASAGTTDEDAPPPLLQPVAARTMETDTLFVGGYARGTFTDALSTLASDLSQSEREMVGRHLDKIYLPLLREKGLAEGGRLRLAYERTLRPDGTTRSIQVLAAEAAVGGGMYTVFLYEHGEEPGYFDDLGRSLDPAVWASPLPVMRITSTFRSARMHPILHRILPHLGLDLAAAMGTPVHATGDGSISLAGPRGGYGNMVEVQHPNGYATRYGHLSRIAPGVYAGAEVRQGDVIGYVGMTGLATGPHLHYEVRRKGLPVDPQGVSPVEGPAHDVGYDPTWLTQRHQLGQLLARAPTVVSAWRQGM
- a CDS encoding amidohydrolase family protein, encoding MRRIALAVLLCLASSVTARAQVPATASAPPGMTLLRPARVFDAMSAEAHEGWVVLVSGERIQAVGPAAQVGVPAGARVVDLPGTTLVPGLIEGHSHLFLHPYNETSWDDQVLREDVALRTARAVAGARATLMAGFTTTRDLGTEGAGFSDVALKQAIAQGIVPGPRMIVVTRAIVATGAYGPKGFASNVDVPQGAQEASGVEGVTRAVREQIARGADWVKLYGDYRWGDGEPSRATFSEAEMKAAVVAATDAGRPVVVHASTPEGMRRAVMAGVRTIEHGNAGTPEIFRLMKAHDVALCPTVAASEAVRTYRGWRKGVDPEPAEIREKHASFRAALDAGVTICMGGDVGVFPHGDNAREMELMVEYGMTPAQVLLAATAVNARVFRIDGQVGTLRPGLLADVVALEGDPTRDVSALRRVRLVMKGGKVYRGPGAEDSPTQ
- a CDS encoding M28 family peptidase, giving the protein MNRLHISTAAAVVLLCVPAAGRALQAQASARDRLPAAMAAIREADLRRDLFAMSGDSMRGREAGTLDEMRAAVWVADAARAAGLQPAGDNGTYFQFFPMHRVRLADASRATLGSRQLALWRDAHVFAPTDAAVDLPVVFVGEGREADVASLDLHGKAVAAVLSPARDTPPAWISLYGLRYARAAIRERAAFLTQRGAAAVILVSDTASERAWGIFGAALRRGTYGLDTAGVDQRPKPTVPVIWLPRSALDEVRAPGQRLVATFSTESYSYPSVNVVARVPGTDPRLRGENVLFSGHHDHDGVRFPVNGDSIYNGADDNASVSVALLAIGRAFARQPGRRSALFVWHGAEERGLLGSRWYADHPTVPKASIVAVLNGDMIGRNSPDSAALLGTTPPHRNSAQLVEMAMRANRLTGGFAIDTSWDSPTHPEGWYFRSDHLPYARAGIPSLFFTTLLHPDYHTPRDEPQRIDIAKLAHVTRWMYATGWLAANAADRPAVDAGFKLER
- a CDS encoding protein phosphatase 2C domain-containing protein, which encodes MSIRWEVAAATDVGRVRQGNEDTYLVDAARGLFLVADGMGGHAAGEIASALAAETVGSALVRGVDGGLDGDGLTQALTESFHSAHAAIGARCEEDPNTRGMGTTLIALAVSTTGAYLMGHVGDSRAYLMRGGRLGQVTRDHTWVQDEVDAGRLSSSGARTHRFAHVITRALGADSRATPDLVAGELLPGDLILLCTDGLTGMVSDVRLRRILSAEVRLEELVTALIDAANGRGGTDNITVVLVRILDGTS